From a single Candidatus Defluviilinea gracilis genomic region:
- a CDS encoding site-specific DNA-methyltransferase, with product MPHFAENSKPLEIIHFLATSQDKFISAFKGLSDVCFVVLPACQSVSQFDQPLQGVGELIAKASKNLGDTATLVVVGEVIDLVQVQSQLPNNIMYQHWIAIKRETAIDDGKKRRLPSQHFGALVYTRYKASLRHIKTRLEYTYCPVCDKTTKDYGGKKHTYHEAGTLISDVWRDIDCELNGDLSPMFKRFSDLFGLEPYKTLTVIDAKPLGLSRQVKPIFHFEFHDNPLPQELTNKVLNDDCLKRLSQIPDNSIDFAFVDPPYNLKKKYSGYSDDLDIQEYFKWCDSWIYELSRVLKPGRTLALLNIPLWSIRHFLYMQTVLKYQNWLVWDALAFPVRLIMPAHYSILCFTKGESRELPCYTGESTHIRLPSTPKTFNAFEPLASDFCLRENCVDTRIAAKINDKTTLTDIWSDIHRLKHNSRRVDHPTQLPPHLMYRVISIFTKPNEIVLDCFNGSGTTTLTAHQLGRRYIGIEASDKYWRLSKERHQEIRDGLDPFRKMERVLTSKNSPVPRLEKQVYRVPKKTLQLEVKRVAGEIGHIPSRDELVKFGKFPIEYYDKYFVSWGEVTAAARTTGMTERRNGNNGHETTQQLQLLEGKKAKTQDR from the coding sequence ATGCCCCATTTCGCCGAAAATAGCAAGCCTTTAGAAATCATACATTTCCTTGCGACTAGTCAAGATAAATTCATCTCGGCTTTCAAAGGTTTAAGTGATGTTTGCTTTGTCGTTCTGCCAGCCTGCCAAAGCGTTAGTCAATTTGACCAGCCATTACAAGGGGTTGGAGAGTTAATAGCCAAGGCATCTAAGAATCTTGGAGACACAGCGACTTTGGTTGTAGTGGGTGAAGTTATTGACCTTGTCCAAGTTCAATCTCAGTTACCAAACAATATAATGTATCAACATTGGATAGCAATAAAACGAGAAACTGCAATTGATGATGGTAAAAAACGAAGGCTACCAAGCCAGCATTTTGGAGCATTAGTTTATACTCGTTACAAGGCTTCTCTACGGCACATCAAAACACGACTTGAATACACTTATTGCCCAGTTTGTGATAAAACAACAAAAGATTACGGTGGCAAGAAACATACTTATCACGAAGCAGGAACTCTTATTTCTGATGTTTGGCGAGATATTGATTGTGAGCTTAATGGCGACTTAAGCCCAATGTTTAAGCGATTTTCAGACTTATTTGGCTTGGAGCCTTACAAAACATTAACTGTAATTGACGCCAAACCGCTAGGGCTAAGTCGCCAAGTTAAGCCAATCTTCCATTTTGAGTTTCACGATAATCCATTACCGCAGGAATTGACTAACAAGGTCTTAAATGATGACTGCCTTAAGAGATTAAGTCAGATTCCAGATAACTCTATTGATTTCGCATTTGTTGACCCACCTTACAATCTAAAAAAGAAATACTCTGGCTACTCAGATGACTTAGACATTCAGGAGTATTTCAAGTGGTGCGACTCTTGGATTTATGAATTGTCTCGTGTTCTAAAGCCAGGACGAACTCTAGCCCTATTGAATATTCCCCTTTGGTCAATAAGACATTTCCTATACATGCAAACTGTCCTGAAATATCAAAATTGGCTCGTTTGGGATGCTTTGGCTTTTCCAGTTCGCCTGATAATGCCTGCACATTATTCTATTCTCTGTTTTACCAAAGGCGAATCTAGGGAATTACCATGCTACACAGGAGAGTCCACACATATTCGATTGCCGAGCACACCTAAAACCTTTAATGCGTTTGAGCCCTTGGCTAGCGATTTTTGCCTTCGTGAAAACTGCGTTGATACTCGAATAGCAGCCAAAATTAATGACAAAACAACACTAACTGATATATGGAGCGATATCCATCGCCTCAAGCATAATAGTAGACGGGTTGATCATCCAACACAATTGCCACCACATTTGATGTACAGAGTTATTTCAATTTTCACAAAACCTAATGAAATTGTATTAGACTGTTTCAATGGTTCAGGCACAACAACTTTAACAGCCCATCAACTTGGAAGAAGGTATATTGGCATCGAAGCATCAGATAAATATTGGCGATTATCAAAAGAAAGACATCAAGAAATTCGTGATGGATTAGATCCGTTCCGAAAAATGGAAAGAGTTCTAACTAGCAAAAACAGCCCTGTTCCACGATTAGAAAAACAAGTTTATAGAGTTCCCAAAAAAACCCTACAGCTGGAGGTAAAACGGGTAGCTGGTGAAATTGGTCATATTCCATCGCGAGATGAACTTGTTAAATTTGGAAAATTTCCAATTGAATATTATGATAAATATTTTGTAAGTTGGGGTGAAGTTACTGCCGCAGCTCGAACTACTGGAATGACCGAAAGAAGGAACGGTAATAACGGTCACGAAACTACTCAACAATTACAACTACTTGAAGGCAAAAAAGCGAAAACGCAAGACCGCTGA
- a CDS encoding FAD-binding oxidoreductase, translating into MTQTTNAIVIGAGVMGASIAFHLAERGLKPAILERKVTASGATGHSSGLVRMHYDLAAESKLTFQSYQIYFNNWKERVGGECGFQQTGFIQINSREEEAQLRGNVANQQKIGINTSVITAKEVKELFPDLATDHFDYAAYEPDSGYADATLTTNSFIEAAKRLGATLIQNCEVTAIRTMGGKVIGVSTNQGDFDAPIIVNAAGAWAKHVAGLADLQVPIETWTHDVAFLHRPPSLGRIPAAIDLALECYFRPEGSALILAAGVDESMRNDPPDEEDQTPTPTFVEKLIDIMVQRIPKIEQSGLHSIHVGRDGITPDQRAIYSGTDLDGFYLACGLSGTGFKTSPAAGASLVELILDGAPKTVDITPFRFSRFAEGKLIEGEFGYGNIWK; encoded by the coding sequence ATGACTCAAACAACCAACGCCATCGTCATCGGCGCGGGCGTGATGGGCGCCAGCATCGCCTTTCACCTCGCCGAGCGCGGACTCAAGCCCGCCATCCTCGAACGCAAAGTGACCGCTTCGGGCGCGACAGGTCACTCCAGCGGACTCGTCCGTATGCACTACGACCTCGCCGCTGAATCTAAATTGACATTCCAAAGTTATCAAATCTATTTCAACAATTGGAAAGAACGCGTCGGCGGCGAATGCGGCTTTCAGCAAACAGGCTTCATCCAGATCAATTCGCGCGAGGAGGAGGCTCAACTGCGCGGCAACGTCGCCAACCAGCAGAAAATCGGGATCAACACATCGGTCATCACCGCGAAAGAAGTGAAGGAACTCTTCCCCGATCTCGCCACCGATCATTTTGATTACGCCGCCTACGAACCCGACTCGGGCTACGCGGACGCGACGCTCACCACAAATTCGTTCATCGAAGCCGCCAAGCGACTCGGCGCGACGCTGATTCAAAATTGCGAAGTGACTGCCATCCGTACAATGGGAGGTAAAGTGATCGGCGTTAGCACGAATCAAGGCGACTTCGACGCGCCGATCATCGTCAACGCGGCTGGGGCATGGGCAAAGCATGTCGCGGGGCTGGCAGATCTCCAAGTCCCGATCGAAACGTGGACGCACGATGTCGCGTTCCTGCATCGTCCGCCGTCGCTGGGACGAATCCCTGCGGCAATTGATCTCGCACTCGAGTGTTACTTCCGCCCCGAGGGCAGCGCGCTCATCCTCGCCGCGGGTGTGGATGAATCCATGCGCAACGATCCGCCCGACGAGGAAGACCAAACGCCGACGCCCACCTTCGTCGAAAAATTGATAGACATCATGGTTCAGCGCATTCCCAAGATCGAGCAGAGCGGCTTACATTCGATCCACGTTGGGCGCGACGGCATCACGCCCGATCAGCGCGCGATCTACAGCGGCACGGACCTTGACGGTTTTTATCTCGCCTGCGGGTTGAGCGGCACGGGATTCAAAACGTCACCTGCGGCGGGCGCGAGTTTGGTTGAGTTGATCCTCGATGGCGCGCCGAAGACGGTGGATATCACGCCCTTCCGATTCAGTCGCTTCGCGGAGGGGAAGTTGATCGAAGGGGAGTTTGGGTATGGGAATATTTGGAAGTAG
- a CDS encoding restriction endonuclease, protein MPTNYAKTFEQLEAVASKFWPPELSEIESRLSIIPLLLETQDEFINIISIKTPSLEKLFTVIESATLPANIFLKHLVILADFGGEMLQRVSAEFETLFPSSELHYLWLGEQRTYTFVAVPNRNFNNKTLRIDGKELFNNHPLDDLQKDAIALLLFGSAYSDENQEVASALAKCEVGEYLGRRKELATFIRQRYIWVSRITGGATSNNLGQIAQRFVAEFISEHLGLENIEVQPGGRLPNVTHTDSATGRMTSFDIVVTDGRKYVAIEVGFQVTTNSVIERKAGQAQARYEQAKKAGHKIAYVLDGAGNFQRETALRTICSYSHCTVAFSRSELEVLCEFLREQF, encoded by the coding sequence ATGCCCACAAACTATGCAAAAACATTTGAACAACTTGAGGCAGTCGCGTCAAAATTCTGGCCTCCTGAACTTTCAGAAATCGAATCAAGGTTAAGCATTATTCCACTTTTGTTAGAAACTCAAGACGAGTTCATCAACATCATTAGCATTAAAACTCCAAGTCTCGAAAAATTATTTACAGTTATTGAATCAGCAACCTTGCCTGCAAATATATTCTTGAAGCATCTTGTCATACTTGCAGATTTTGGTGGCGAAATGCTTCAAAGGGTCAGTGCTGAATTTGAAACTCTTTTCCCATCGAGCGAATTACATTATTTATGGCTTGGAGAACAAAGAACTTATACGTTTGTTGCGGTACCGAACCGAAACTTCAACAACAAGACACTAAGAATTGACGGCAAGGAATTATTCAATAACCATCCCCTTGATGACTTACAGAAAGACGCTATTGCTTTATTACTATTTGGAAGCGCATACAGCGACGAAAATCAAGAAGTGGCTTCCGCTTTAGCAAAATGTGAAGTTGGCGAGTACTTGGGTAGGAGAAAAGAATTAGCTACATTTATAAGACAACGATATATTTGGGTAAGTCGTATTACTGGAGGCGCAACTTCCAACAATCTTGGACAAATTGCCCAAAGATTTGTAGCTGAATTTATTTCTGAACATTTAGGTTTAGAAAATATCGAGGTCCAGCCTGGAGGCAGATTGCCAAATGTTACTCACACTGATAGCGCAACAGGAAGGATGACATCGTTCGATATTGTTGTTACTGATGGTAGAAAATATGTCGCTATAGAAGTAGGTTTCCAAGTAACGACAAATAGTGTAATTGAGCGCAAGGCAGGGCAAGCACAAGCCCGCTATGAGCAAGCAAAGAAGGCAGGGCATAAAATTGCTTATGTTTTAGATGGAGCAGGCAATTTTCAACGAGAAACTGCCCTGCGAACTATATGTTCTTACAGTCATTGCACAGTTGCATTTTCACGAAGCGAACTTGAAGTATTGTGTGAATTTTTGAGAGAGCAATTCTGA
- a CDS encoding type II toxin-antitoxin system HicB family antitoxin: protein MKKLAQKLKNDRYTYRVTWSEEDEEYVGLCAEFPSLSWLEPTPEEALKGVRQTVAQVVADLKKTGELAPEPIAVRKYSGKFMVRVPPDLHRRLVLEAAESGVSLNRIASDKLSKQEA from the coding sequence ATGAAAAAACTTGCTCAAAAACTAAAAAATGACCGCTATACCTACCGCGTGACCTGGTCTGAGGAAGACGAGGAATACGTTGGGCTTTGCGCGGAATTTCCAAGCCTGAGTTGGTTGGAACCTACACCCGAAGAAGCCTTGAAAGGTGTTCGCCAAACGGTTGCCCAAGTCGTTGCTGATCTAAAAAAGACCGGAGAACTCGCGCCCGAGCCAATAGCCGTTAGAAAATACAGCGGCAAGTTCATGGTGCGCGTCCCGCCTGATTTGCATCGGCGGCTTGTGCTGGAAGCGGCGGAATCGGGCGTTAGCTTGAATCGTATTGCTAGTGACAAGTTGAGTAAGCAAGAGGCTTAA
- a CDS encoding NADH-quinone oxidoreductase subunit M has translation MEFILQPLTLLTFFPLVGVLILLFIPSGNKNAMRWTALVVSIVTFVISLWVLGRFNASNTDLQLVARYDWITVAGWNIQYFLGIDGLSILLVLLTTLLTPISILSTWTAVEERVKEYMIFFLLLEIGMNGVFLVQDLFLFYIFWEFTLVPMYFIIGIWGGPRRIYAALKFFLYTMAGSILMLLAILWLGIHGKTFSLPDLIAQGGIPANIQMWLFIAFAAAFAIKVPMWPLHSWLPDAHVEAPTAGSVILAGVLLKLGTYGFVRFNIPLFPEATLQAAPWIALLGAIGIIYGAAVSYAQPDIKKLVAYSSVSHLGFVMLGLFALNPEGIAGAILQMINHGISTGALFLLVGMVYEQTHTREFRVYGGLWKIMPVFGAIYLIVSLSSMGLPGLNGFVGEFTILLGAWGAGQNGVFYWGNVWFAAISALGVIMAAIYILYMFQKMFMGPQGEVVEETKKHGHAIRDLNWREIVTVVPLLILIFWIGLYPAPFFNLIAPAVNHLVGTLPLP, from the coding sequence ATGGAATTTATTTTGCAACCGCTAACCCTTCTCACATTCTTCCCGCTGGTTGGAGTTTTGATTCTGCTTTTTATCCCCAGCGGAAACAAGAACGCGATGCGCTGGACGGCGCTGGTCGTCTCGATCGTGACGTTCGTCATCTCGTTGTGGGTGTTGGGACGCTTCAACGCCTCGAACACCGACTTGCAACTGGTCGCCCGGTACGACTGGATCACGGTGGCGGGTTGGAACATCCAATACTTCCTCGGCATTGACGGGCTCAGCATCCTGCTCGTTTTACTGACCACGCTTCTCACCCCGATCTCGATCCTCTCCACGTGGACGGCTGTCGAAGAGCGCGTCAAAGAATACATGATCTTCTTCCTCTTGCTCGAGATCGGTATGAACGGCGTGTTCCTCGTGCAAGACCTGTTCCTCTTTTATATCTTCTGGGAATTCACGCTCGTGCCGATGTATTTCATCATCGGCATCTGGGGCGGACCGCGCCGCATCTACGCCGCTCTGAAATTTTTCTTGTACACAATGGCGGGTTCCATTTTGATGCTGCTCGCCATTTTGTGGCTCGGCATTCACGGCAAGACGTTCTCCCTTCCCGACCTGATCGCGCAAGGAGGCATCCCTGCCAATATTCAAATGTGGTTGTTCATCGCTTTCGCCGCCGCGTTTGCCATCAAAGTGCCGATGTGGCCCCTGCACTCGTGGTTGCCCGACGCGCACGTCGAAGCGCCCACCGCTGGCTCGGTCATCTTGGCGGGCGTGCTGTTGAAGCTGGGAACCTACGGCTTCGTGCGCTTCAACATCCCCTTGTTCCCCGAAGCGACTCTCCAAGCCGCCCCGTGGATCGCCCTGCTCGGCGCCATCGGGATCATCTATGGCGCGGCGGTCTCGTACGCCCAGCCCGATATCAAGAAGTTGGTCGCGTATTCGTCCGTGAGTCACTTGGGCTTTGTGATGCTCGGCTTGTTCGCGTTGAACCCCGAAGGCATCGCAGGCGCGATCTTGCAGATGATCAATCACGGTATCAGCACGGGCGCGTTGTTCTTGCTCGTCGGCATGGTCTACGAACAGACTCACACGCGCGAGTTTCGAGTGTACGGCGGCTTGTGGAAGATCATGCCGGTCTTCGGCGCGATCTACCTCATCGTGTCGCTGTCCTCGATGGGCTTGCCCGGTCTCAACGGCTTCGTCGGCGAGTTCACTATTTTGCTCGGCGCATGGGGCGCGGGACAAAACGGAGTCTTCTATTGGGGCAACGTCTGGTTTGCGGCGATCTCCGCGCTTGGCGTCATCATGGCGGCGATCTATATTTTGTACATGTTCCAAAAAATGTTCATGGGTCCGCAAGGCGAAGTTGTCGAAGAGACAAAGAAGCATGGGCACGCCATCCGCGACCTCAACTGGCGCGAGATCGTCACCGTTGTTCCGCTGTTGATCCTCATCTTCTGGATCGGCTTATACCCCGCGCCGTTCTTCAACCTCATCGCGCCCGCCGTCAATCATCTCGTTGGGACGTTGCCGCTACCGTAA
- a CDS encoding dual specificity protein phosphatase family protein: MAEILIVEIVAGFRPLVGRKNYDTIPRMNISQITDNLFVGNMPFQRDYDRLRDLGVRLIINMRFTLGPSLDAHSQPIDTLWLRSIDSPFFPIPIHNLMRGAQTALETIQAGGKVYAHCAYGRHRGPAMGACILIAQGYAPQEAMQLIKDRRPVADPFAWYIRPRILKFAKEWNHP; the protein is encoded by the coding sequence GTGGCTGAGATTTTGATTGTCGAAATTGTAGCAGGATTCCGCCCGCTGGTAGGAAGAAAAAATTATGATACGATTCCCCGCATGAATATCTCTCAGATCACCGACAACCTGTTTGTCGGCAACATGCCATTCCAACGCGACTATGATCGACTGCGCGACCTCGGCGTTCGACTCATCATCAACATGCGCTTCACCCTCGGACCCTCGCTCGATGCTCATAGTCAACCGATCGACACTCTCTGGCTCCGTTCGATCGACAGCCCCTTCTTTCCAATTCCCATCCACAATTTGATGCGCGGCGCGCAAACCGCCCTCGAAACGATTCAAGCCGGCGGCAAAGTGTATGCTCACTGCGCCTACGGTCGTCACCGCGGGCCCGCGATGGGCGCGTGCATCCTCATCGCGCAAGGGTACGCGCCCCAAGAAGCGATGCAACTCATCAAAGACCGCCGTCCTGTAGCCGACCCCTTTGCCTGGTACATCCGCCCGCGTATTCTAAAATTCGCAAAAGAATGGAATCACCCCTAA
- a CDS encoding NADH-quinone oxidoreductase subunit N, protein MNQSDLTTILPVTILTVWACALLLLDLFIPKTRKGITALLSALGLAVTLGYTIAQIGNEVTGFNGMVTLDGFSIFVNALLLVSGLLGVALAYGYVKRMGIERGEYYTLLLFSVVGMMLMAQATDLIIVFLALELLSIPLYVLAAFTRDKTESEEAGLKYFLLGAFSSGFLVYGIALIFGATHTTNIFAIVTAASSSTGSLLLTIGAALLLIGFGFKVAAVPFHMWTPDVYQGAPTAVTAFMSSGAKIAGFAALLRVFATAFPSIAADMTDVFWVISAATMIVGNVVAIAQTDIKRLLAYSSIAHAGYILMAFVPYGNDKVVATSVAAGLFYLVAYVFTNFGAWGVVIALEKKEGKGLALDDYAGLAKKHPALAAAMAIFMLSLIGLPPTIGLIGKLYLFRAVIDAGFVWLAIIGVLTSLVSAFYYLRVVVIMYMKDGEPATEREPFLDMTTLVTALVTVVVSFVPQFLFAWASDAVLKLF, encoded by the coding sequence ATGAATCAATCCGACCTCACCACCATCCTCCCCGTCACCATCCTCACCGTATGGGCGTGCGCGCTATTGCTCCTCGACCTCTTCATCCCGAAGACTCGCAAAGGCATCACCGCTCTGCTCTCCGCGCTGGGTCTTGCCGTCACACTTGGCTACACCATCGCGCAGATCGGCAACGAAGTGACAGGCTTCAACGGCATGGTCACGCTCGACGGCTTCTCGATCTTTGTCAACGCGTTGCTCCTCGTCAGCGGCTTGCTCGGCGTCGCGCTCGCCTACGGCTACGTCAAACGCATGGGCATCGAGCGCGGCGAATATTACACACTGCTCCTCTTCAGCGTCGTCGGCATGATGCTCATGGCGCAAGCCACCGACCTCATCATCGTCTTCCTCGCGCTCGAACTGCTATCGATCCCGCTCTACGTCCTCGCCGCATTCACGCGCGATAAAACCGAATCGGAAGAAGCGGGACTCAAATACTTTTTGCTCGGCGCGTTCTCTTCTGGATTCCTCGTCTACGGGATTGCTCTCATCTTTGGCGCGACTCACACCACCAACATTTTCGCCATCGTGACCGCCGCTTCCTCTTCGACGGGCAGTCTGCTTCTAACCATCGGCGCCGCCCTCCTCCTCATCGGATTCGGCTTCAAGGTTGCCGCCGTCCCCTTCCACATGTGGACCCCCGACGTGTATCAAGGCGCGCCCACCGCAGTGACCGCGTTCATGTCCTCTGGCGCGAAGATCGCGGGCTTTGCCGCATTGTTGCGCGTGTTCGCCACCGCCTTCCCCTCCATCGCCGCCGATATGACCGACGTGTTCTGGGTCATCTCCGCCGCGACGATGATCGTCGGCAACGTGGTTGCCATCGCGCAGACCGACATCAAACGTCTGCTCGCCTACTCCAGCATCGCACACGCGGGATACATCCTCATGGCGTTCGTCCCGTATGGCAATGATAAAGTAGTAGCGACTTCAGTCGCTGCTGGCTTGTTCTATCTCGTCGCGTATGTGTTCACCAACTTCGGCGCGTGGGGCGTGGTCATTGCCTTGGAGAAAAAAGAAGGCAAAGGCTTGGCATTGGACGATTACGCGGGTCTCGCAAAGAAACATCCCGCCCTCGCCGCCGCCATGGCGATCTTCATGCTCTCGCTGATCGGTCTGCCTCCCACTATCGGACTCATCGGCAAACTGTACCTCTTCCGCGCCGTGATAGATGCGGGCTTCGTCTGGCTCGCCATCATCGGCGTGCTTACCTCCCTCGTCTCGGCATTCTACTATCTGCGCGTGGTCGTCATCATGTACATGAAAGACGGCGAACCCGCTACCGAACGCGAACCCTTCCTCGACATGACCACTCTAGTCACCGCGTTAGTGACAGTTGTAGTAAGTTTCGTTCCGCAATTTCTGTTTGCATGGGCGAGTGATGCGGTGTTGAAGTTGTTCTAG